The DNA segment AAAGACCTCGACCGTCTGGTGCCGACACGGGTCACCACAGTTCACTATTCTGGAGCTGTTCCCAGAGCAAGTTGATTGCTCGCAAGATCTGTTCAAAGGGTATCTCGGAGGATAAGAACTCCCAAATCAGGCGGATTACGATTTGTTGAACCAGATCCTCCAAGGATGGTAATACATCTAAGAATCTGCTAAAGGCATCAGCAGCTTCACTCGGTGTTGATATTCCGTAATTCGACCCGTAGTTCTGCCCATAACCCATATGAAGTGTAGCTATTCTGTAACCACTTAACATATCGCCCAACTGCCGATGATCCAGGGAGCGACCCGACTCCCCTGTGTGAGGTTCGACCGGGCTGAACTGACTTTTCGACCACCATGACGGAAAAAGACATAGCGCGCGGCGAGAAGCGCGGCGTCCTCTCGACCGGTCGAGCCCAAAAGCTCGGGAAGACCAAGGACGCCGACGCAGACGCCGACGACGAAGATGAGGAGGGCTGAAACATGCCCCCCGTGAATAAGTCCGACAAGTCGACCCTCCGGAAGGACGTCGACTTCGTCGCGAAGGACGACCAGGAGCAGATCGCCACCGGAATCGTGATGGTGCCCTGGGCGGTCGACCTCCAGGGCGACTGGGAGCGACCGGAGACGATCGCCCAGTTCGCCGAGCAGTTCGAGAACTTCGAGGCGGTCGGCGAAGCCGGCGGCGGCGTCATGCACGCCGTGTTCCCCGACGAACACGCCTCGCTCGAACGCAACGAGGTCCTCGACGAAGCCACGGACATCGGTGGCACGACCGCCCCCGAAGGTGCGTGGGTTCAGAGTTGGAAGTTCGAGGACGAGGAGCTCTGGAGCCTCGTCGACGACGGCATCCTCGAAGGCTACTCGATCGGCGCCATCAACGTCTCGTGGGATGGCCCGATGGAGCAGGACGAACTCCCCGACGAGGTCTCCCTCCCTGACGACGCTCCCGAGGACGCCCTCGTATGGGAGCTCGTCGACGGCATCATCCGCGAGGTCTCGGCCGTCGACATCCCGGCGGTACCAGACGCTCAGATTCTGGAGACGAAGGCCGACGCCGAGAAGCGACTCGCCGACCACCTCGGCAACCGCGACGGCTTCATCGAGGAAGCCCAGCAGCGCGGTCACTCCGATGACGAGGCCGAGCGCCTCTGGGAGTACCTCAACCGCGCGGTCGACGTCGAGGGCGCGGGCGAGCCCGGCTCGAAGGGCCTGCTCGCGTCTGCAGGAAAGGCGTTCCTCAGAGTACTCTCCGGGACCGATGACGACAAGGCGGTGTCCGAGGCCCCGGACCGCGGTCGCGAGAAAGACGCGGGCGGCTTCGAGGCGGACATCTTCCGCGTTGTCGCCCCAGAGGACAAGGCCGAGAACTACGAGGACGAGGTCCTCGGAATCGGGGTCGACTTCCCGAACAGCGACGTGTACGTCGACTGGCGAAACGAGGTGTTCCCGGACGAGCTGGACGAGCCGCACGTCAGCATCTACGGGAGTACCAGTGACCTCGAACAGGCGACCGGCAACACCACTGAGCAGATGGACACGCTGAACGCGAAGGCAGCGAAGACGCTGTTCGGCGCATCCGGCCTGCAGGTGGACCCGATCGACAAGGAGGGCCGCACGCTCTCGACGGCGAACCGCCACCGCCTGTATGCCACCATCGACGCCAGTCTGGATGTCCTCCAGGACGCCGGCGTCGACCACGGCATGACACGATTCACCGATCGCGAGGACACGACCTTCGATCTCTCCGAGCACAGCGCCCGGACGTGGGCCGACGACGGCGACGAAGACGAGGACGACGAGAACGAGGACGAGGAGGTAGAGAACGACAAGAACGCCGCCGGCGGCGACACGCCGGACGACGAGAGCGGCACGGAGACCGCTGACGACATGACCAACGAGAACGACACCGAGCCCCCGAGTGGGCCAAGGAACTCCAGGAACAGCTCACCGAACAGTCCAAGCGCATCGACGACCTCGCCGACACCGACGGCGACGAGGGCGAGAAGGATGCCAGCGACGACGTCGACCCGATGGAGGACGCGCCCGAGTGGGCGAAGTCCCTAAAGTCGGACATCGACGAGCAGGCCGAGCGCATCGACACCATCAGCCAGCAGTCCGGCTACAGCGACCAGCTGGAAGCCTCGGCTGAAACGGACGAGAACGACGAAGACGGCCTCACCGCGATCGGGAAGGCGCTGTCCTAACGGAGCGATTTCTACATGGGAACGAACACCACTATCGACGCAGTACGGCAGCAGAACCAGCAGGCGACTCTCTCGCAGAAGGACATCGGGCTGACGGAACTCGACGGCTTCCAGCTTCCGAGCGCAGTCACCGAGGAGTTCCTCGACCGGATGCAGAAGGAGGTCAACATCCTCGGCATGGCGGACACCATGACGCTGGCTCGCCTCGAGCAGGAAGTCCCGCAGTTCGGTGTCCCGCGACTCTCCGGCCACGCTCGTGCCGAGGAGGCCTCTCGGACGACGAACTCCGCGGCGGAGTCGGGCGAAGTCAAGTTCAACGCGACGGACCAGTCGTACTACATCCTCGTCGAGCCCAAGCGCGACGCGCTGAAGAACACGCACTACGGGCCCGACCAGTTCGGCGACTACATCATCGACCAGTTCGTCCAGCGCTGGGGCAACGACATCGGCCTCATCGGCATCCGCGCCGGTGCATCTGCGGCAACCTCCAGTCCATCGGCGGTGCGGCCGAACTCGACACCACGTGGAACGGCTGGCTCGCCATCGCAGAAGGAAGCGACTCGGCGTCGGACCGCATCGGCCTTGAGGACACGGCCGACGCGGAAACCAGCACGATGCCGCAGGTCGATATGGCTGGCGCGTCGGTCGACACGCAGATGTTCGACGACACAATCACGACGCTCGACTCGCGGTTCCGCGACCCCGACCGTGTCAAGTTCCTCTGCAACCCCGACCAGGTCCAGGCCTACACCATGAGCCTGACCGAGCGCGAAGACCCGCTCGGCTCGGCGGTCATCTTCGGCGACTCCGACATCACGCCGTTCAGCTACGACGTCGTTGGCGTGAACGGCTGGCCGACCAGCTACGCGATGCTCACGGACCCCGAGAACCTTGCGTTCGGGCTCTTCGAGCAGATGGAGCTCGACCAGACGACGGACACCGACAAGGTCCACGAGAACCGGCTGCACTCCCGGAATTGGCTGGAGGGCCAGTTCGACTTCCAGATCAAGCGGATGCAGGCCGGCGTGCTCGTGAAGAACATCGCGGACCCGGCGGCCTAACGGAGTAATCTGAGATGACACTCTACACCGAGACTGACGAGCACGGTACCGAGTACCTTGTCAGCACCAACGGAAACGCCGAGCACCGGCTCCGTCTCGACGACCACGAACGCCAGGAGATCCGTCGAATCGCAGACGACCTCGACGACGACGATGGACCTGAAAAGGGCGACCTCGGGACGTTCGTCGACACAGACGGGGCAGAGCACAATGCAGTCGTGACCAAGGTCTGGGACTCGAACACCGTCAACCTGGCCTACACCGTCGACGGTGGCGGAATGACCGAAGCGACCAGCGTCACGCTCGACTCGGAGACGTACGCGTTCGAACCCGGAGGCTGGTAACCGATGGCTGGACCAACCACCAACGCAGAGATCCGTGAGCGCTACGAGAACGGCAAGCATCTCGCCGATGGTGCGGTGGGCAACGTGGTCACCGACAGTCCGGCGAACGCCGCAGACACGGTGGTCGGCGCCGACACGGACGTTCACGTCGTCACTGCGGACGGGACGAACACGGTCGACCTCAGCGGCGCCGCGGAGGCTGGCCGTGTGGTCACCGTCGTCCACAACGGCGGCGCGGCTACGCCGACGCTGTCGTTCACCGATGCGGACTTCGTCGGGACGGGCCCGGCGAACATCACGAGCGCGGGCGCGACTGCGACCGTCTGCAACGTCGACGGAACCGCCAGCGGCTGGGTCGTCATCGCGACCGGGAGTGCCTGACCATGCCACGAGTTGAGAAAACCGACGGTGGCCTGGTGTACCTCCGGCCGCTCGACCGCCGATTCGAGATCGGAGATCAGGTGGACGTCGACGAGGAGATGGCCGCGTACCTCTGCGAGGAGCGCGGCGACTTCGAGTACGTCCGCGACATCGAGGCACGCGCCGCCGAGGTCAAGGAGTCGCTGGTTGATGAACCAGCGTCCGACGAGGAGGAGACCACCGAAGGCGAAGACGGATCCAACACCTGCGACGTCGTCAAGTCCGACGGAGAGGTGTGTGGTCGAGACCTTCCCTGCGCGTACCACTCCGACGAGGAGGCCTAATCCATGCCGGCGTGGGACGCCAGCACCGTCCTCGCGACCTCGAAGACGTTCGGTGCGTCCGAGACAGTGTCCGCCTCGGTCGACGGCTACCACACGCCCGCGGTCTGCGTCGCGCTGGAGGGACTCAACGGGAACGCCGACGACACGATCACCATCGAGATCGTCGGCGACGCGGGGACGTACGATGTCGACAGTCGGACGCTCAACGCGACCGGGTCCTACGTCGTCGACGTCCCACAAGCCGACACCGTCCAGCTGACGAGTGCGAACGGCACGACCATCAGCGCCGAAGTGCGGAACAACCCGAGGTAGTGAGTCATGCCAACTGGGTACTGTACCGTCGAGGATGTCCGCCGAGCGCTGCGAGAAGCATCACTCCCGGGTGACGTCGAGCAGGACCGCAACATCGTACTCGACGCGATCACGTCGCAGACCGAGTGGCTGGAAAAGACCATCAGCCGGCACTGGTACATCCCAGGTGGTATCAGCGAGGACTCGGACAACCTCATCCCGACAGGCCCGAACTCTCGCGACGACGAGCACGACATCCCCACGCACGGGGCGCTCGTCGACGGTGCGAGCGAGCGCGAACGCTTCCGGTACAGCCGGAACAGCGACGCACTACTCGAAGCCGGCCCTCGCCACGACCGCCAGCGCTGGCAAGACCTCCGCCGCGAGCCGAAACAAGAAATCCGGCTCTCGACCGGCAACATCTACGAGGAGGACATCCCGGCCTACACTCGGATTCGGCTCGCACGGAAGGACGTCAAGGCGATCACCGAACTCTCGGTCGTCAACAAGAAGGGCGGGTACGACGACTGGGTCGCCTCCAGCGACTACACCGGCGGTGTCGGCAACCAGCACCGAGGTAAGGACTACTGGGTGCGCATCAACAACGGCGGCGTCTCCGAGCTCTATCT comes from the Halorussus vallis genome and includes:
- a CDS encoding XkdF-like putative serine protease domain-containing protein; the encoded protein is MPPVNKSDKSTLRKDVDFVAKDDQEQIATGIVMVPWAVDLQGDWERPETIAQFAEQFENFEAVGEAGGGVMHAVFPDEHASLERNEVLDEATDIGGTTAPEGAWVQSWKFEDEELWSLVDDGILEGYSIGAINVSWDGPMEQDELPDEVSLPDDAPEDALVWELVDGIIREVSAVDIPAVPDAQILETKADAEKRLADHLGNRDGFIEEAQQRGHSDDEAERLWEYLNRAVDVEGAGEPGSKGLLASAGKAFLRVLSGTDDDKAVSEAPDRGREKDAGGFEADIFRVVAPEDKAENYEDEVLGIGVDFPNSDVYVDWRNEVFPDELDEPHVSIYGSTSDLEQATGNTTEQMDTLNAKAAKTLFGASGLQVDPIDKEGRTLSTANRHRLYATIDASLDVLQDAGVDHGMTRFTDREDTTFDLSEHSARTWADDGDEDEDDENEDEEVENDKNAAGGDTPDDESGTETADDMTNENDTEPPSGPRNSRNSSPNSPSASTTSPTPTATRARRMPATTSTRWRTRPSGRSP